In the genome of Paenibacillus pabuli, one region contains:
- a CDS encoding FHA domain-containing protein, with amino-acid sequence MRETAKIVIRTPGQESDGSFAYVSQGRSITVGRYTGGDELDLSVYNQLISKRHCRIHYDAQYQLWIEDLDSKNGTELNGQRLVPYEKYPFAEGDSLTLVNGLIHLRVEGDLEETREYRISDLLGEGVRLQDHLQTVQIGEVEIPLSKKEYQLFKLLHSQLDHFVTREQIVGQVWPERGMLENEPVGIDEINSLIYRTNRKLGVHFTIKSVYKKGVYMKSHVPD; translated from the coding sequence ATGCGGGAGACGGCAAAAATCGTCATTCGTACACCAGGGCAGGAAAGTGACGGTTCGTTCGCTTATGTCAGCCAGGGGCGCTCTATTACCGTGGGGCGTTATACGGGTGGAGATGAACTGGACTTGTCTGTCTACAATCAGTTGATATCAAAGCGGCACTGCCGCATTCATTATGATGCCCAGTATCAGCTGTGGATTGAGGATCTGGATAGCAAAAACGGAACAGAATTGAACGGGCAGCGCCTCGTTCCATATGAGAAATACCCGTTTGCCGAAGGGGACAGCCTGACGCTGGTCAACGGCTTGATTCACCTTCGCGTAGAAGGAGATCTCGAAGAAACGAGAGAATATCGGATATCGGATCTGCTGGGCGAGGGCGTGCGTTTGCAGGATCACCTGCAAACCGTGCAGATTGGCGAAGTGGAGATTCCACTGTCCAAGAAGGAGTACCAGCTGTTCAAACTGCTGCACAGCCAGTTGGACCACTTCGTGACCCGGGAGCAGATTGTTGGCCAAGTGTGGCCGGAGCGAGGCATGCTGGAGAATGAGCCAGTTGGCATTGATGAGATTAACTCGCTGATCTACCGGACGAATCGAAAGCTGGGGGTTCATTTTACAATCAAGTCGGTGTACAAAAAAGGGGTATACATGAAGTCCCATGTGCCGGATTGA
- a CDS encoding carbohydrate-binding domain-containing protein, with product MKKKIITGSKLWSIAMITAMVTACSAPAATSSTSNAAVSTTGTTKTVSVSEQTSVKYADLVTMDAEDTNVSWSAADSTTIKLNGTTAAITGSGAKAANGSVTISAAGTYVLSGKLTDGQIVVNVADKGTVHLVLNGATINDNDSAAIYIQKAGKAIITLEEGTENAVSDGKTYVYADDTTDEPDAAIFSKADLTFNGTGKLTVTGNYNEGITSKDELKIVSGTINVKSADDGIKGKDMVAIQAGTITIDSEGDGIKSTNDTDTTKGFVAIAGGTFNIQSGSDGIQAETALVTDGGTFNIVTGGGSANAPEKVEEGPFGGGGGGWGGGTPPTDMGTPPDGEPPADMPSNNGTNATGAAPSGSTNAQAPIDSNADADTSTTTTEEETTSAKALKAGVDLTVNGGTYTIDSMDDSLHSNNNVTVNDGKFSIESGDDGIHADQALTINGGTITIAKSYEGLEGAIITLNDGDIDVTASDDGVNASGEITAADEETDATTTTDDSTQAEDTNAASNTEQSNQNTDANSNSRSQGGAPGGMMGESASNSELHINGGSLTVNAGGDGLDSNGSIYMTDGTVIVNGPTDNGNGPLDYDGNFEMSGGFLVAAGSSGMAQATSEASTQNTIAMTFTETQKAGTLVHVEDSEGNSILTFAPAKDYQNVVVSSPDLKKDGSYVIYSGGTSTGTAVDGLYTDGTYSGGTKVVAFQSTSNVTWVNESGVTTANSGMGGPGGGRGQGGFGGGRNRTQSGTSGTTDTTGTTGTTDTAK from the coding sequence ATGAAAAAGAAAATCATAACTGGCAGCAAATTGTGGTCCATCGCGATGATTACGGCCATGGTGACAGCTTGCAGCGCTCCGGCAGCAACCAGCAGTACTTCCAACGCCGCCGTGTCAACGACAGGGACAACCAAAACCGTATCCGTCAGTGAACAAACCTCGGTGAAATATGCCGATCTGGTCACGATGGATGCAGAAGATACCAATGTAAGCTGGAGTGCAGCAGATTCCACAACGATTAAGCTGAACGGTACGACCGCAGCCATCACAGGATCGGGTGCAAAAGCAGCCAATGGATCGGTAACCATCTCTGCAGCGGGTACCTATGTACTTAGCGGCAAGCTCACCGACGGACAGATTGTGGTCAATGTCGCAGATAAGGGCACCGTACATCTCGTATTAAACGGGGCAACCATCAATGACAACGACAGTGCAGCGATCTATATCCAGAAAGCGGGCAAAGCCATCATTACGCTGGAAGAAGGAACGGAGAATGCTGTCTCGGATGGCAAGACATACGTATACGCAGATGATACAACGGATGAGCCGGATGCAGCCATTTTCAGCAAGGCGGACCTGACGTTCAATGGTACAGGCAAGCTGACGGTTACAGGCAACTACAATGAAGGTATTACGAGCAAAGATGAACTGAAAATCGTAAGCGGCACGATCAACGTCAAATCCGCCGATGACGGCATCAAAGGTAAAGACATGGTGGCGATTCAAGCAGGAACCATTACCATTGATTCAGAAGGCGACGGCATCAAATCCACAAACGATACGGATACGACCAAAGGCTTCGTTGCCATTGCTGGAGGGACATTCAACATCCAGAGCGGTAGCGACGGCATTCAAGCGGAAACTGCATTGGTTACGGATGGCGGTACATTTAACATCGTAACCGGAGGCGGCAGTGCCAATGCACCGGAAAAAGTAGAAGAAGGACCATTTGGGGGCGGCGGTGGCGGATGGGGTGGTGGTACACCTCCAACCGATATGGGCACACCACCGGATGGAGAACCACCTGCTGATATGCCGAGCAATAATGGAACGAATGCAACAGGTGCAGCACCATCTGGCTCGACCAATGCTCAAGCACCTATTGACTCCAATGCAGATGCAGACACAAGCACAACAACTACCGAAGAAGAAACGACGAGTGCCAAAGCACTTAAAGCCGGAGTTGACCTCACCGTCAATGGCGGTACGTATACGATTGATTCCATGGATGATTCCCTGCACAGCAACAACAATGTGACCGTTAATGATGGCAAGTTCAGCATTGAATCCGGGGATGACGGCATTCATGCAGATCAGGCGCTTACGATTAACGGCGGAACAATCACCATTGCCAAGAGCTATGAAGGTCTTGAAGGAGCAATTATTACCCTGAACGACGGGGATATTGATGTGACTGCATCGGACGATGGCGTGAATGCTTCGGGTGAAATCACTGCAGCGGATGAAGAAACGGATGCTACGACGACTACAGATGACAGCACGCAAGCAGAGGACACCAATGCTGCTTCCAACACGGAACAATCCAATCAAAACACGGACGCGAATAGCAATAGTCGTTCACAAGGCGGCGCTCCAGGTGGAATGATGGGTGAATCCGCCAGCAACAGTGAGCTTCATATCAATGGTGGTTCACTCACCGTCAATGCTGGCGGCGATGGACTGGATTCAAATGGCTCCATCTACATGACTGACGGTACCGTCATTGTGAACGGTCCAACAGATAATGGTAACGGTCCATTGGACTATGACGGTAACTTCGAGATGAGCGGTGGATTCCTTGTCGCAGCTGGCAGCTCCGGCATGGCTCAGGCAACATCAGAAGCATCGACTCAAAATACCATTGCCATGACGTTCACTGAAACGCAAAAAGCAGGAACACTGGTACATGTTGAAGATAGTGAAGGTAACAGCATCCTGACCTTTGCTCCAGCAAAAGATTATCAAAATGTGGTCGTCAGCTCCCCGGATCTGAAAAAAGACGGTTCTTATGTGATCTACTCCGGCGGAACATCGACTGGCACAGCAGTGGATGGACTCTATACAGACGGAACGTATAGTGGCGGAACCAAAGTGGTTGCCTTCCAATCCACGAGCAATGTGACTTGGGTCAATGAATCTGGTGTAACAACTGCCAACTCGGGTATGGGTGGTCCAGGCGGAGGCCGTGGCCAAGGCGGATTCGGCGGTGGAAGAAACAGAACGCAATCCGGTACATCGGGTACAACCGACACCACAGGTACAACAGGAACTACAGATACCGCGAAGTAA
- a CDS encoding class I SAM-dependent methyltransferase — MFIFQFIPWLIAVVTLISVVSIVLVSWKNGISPMPTSRIVRQTVIQEVNRIPGYGDVIEAGSGWGTLALDVVRHCPGKRLTGIENSIVPLWASQLIAYLNVRFRRAKGKRHSLEGRLRFIRGSIYTSSYEHADCVICYLFPGAMNRLVDKFSRELPPGAKVISVCFALPGKIPLRTITCRDTLRTKVYVYTF, encoded by the coding sequence ATGTTCATATTTCAGTTTATCCCATGGCTGATTGCTGTGGTGACACTTATATCCGTCGTTTCCATCGTGCTGGTCAGTTGGAAAAATGGAATCTCACCGATGCCCACATCCCGCATCGTCAGGCAGACCGTCATTCAGGAGGTCAACCGGATTCCCGGATACGGCGACGTTATTGAAGCAGGCTCCGGATGGGGAACGCTCGCACTGGACGTAGTGAGACATTGCCCAGGCAAACGGCTCACGGGGATTGAAAATTCAATCGTGCCCTTATGGGCCTCTCAACTGATAGCTTATCTAAATGTCCGCTTTCGGCGAGCGAAGGGAAAGCGCCATTCTCTGGAGGGACGGCTGCGATTCATCCGCGGCAGCATCTATACCAGTTCATATGAACACGCAGATTGCGTCATCTGTTATCTATTCCCTGGAGCGATGAATCGGCTCGTGGACAAATTCAGCCGGGAGCTGCCACCGGGAGCGAAGGTGATTAGCGTCTGTTTTGCATTGCCAGGAAAGATACCGCTGCGGACAATCACATGCCGGGATACGCTGCGTACCAAGGTGTATGTATATACATTCTGA
- a CDS encoding DUF2339 domain-containing protein has protein sequence MKEFKDRLHQVQEQQKQLVKEYNALLQEYQSDDLIVQNEQLRAQYEAHQRKLQQLEVRTRKMEEENARLRMALSEQMLDEKLNLIRVSQEKMETYFRGKTSVHNDRLAAHEHRAKVNLNAIFNRASEELQEDANEIKERIAHLAAEVQERIEVHRQTLWEREEVLRGQMQQGYEHIAEEGLSEETIQRRIRQNRMEMKIGLSWINKVAILLIILGVGAAFRYSYATWFNDEMKGGAFFLLGAFMLAGGEWLFRRKKQTFAMGLLGGGISVLFGSIFYSYFLLHIIGLYTGLALSVLVSALSVLLSLRYQSRTICSLGLVGGYLPLISYMAYFGLQGSAVYVAMIYLLLLNGIIVWISFGKRWPIVHYISFLFNTPSMLILLWLSPSEKIGMVYSIVTFALYLGITLAYPFKHRVKLTWWDFALLAMNTSISCLMLYVLFDAAGWNDAQGLLALIFALVYFGLARFVQQRMPQEKQTLLLFYVTSLTFAILIIPFQFGAKWLSMGWLIEGVLLVTLGHLKRFKLVERAGWGIVLLCMFTFVYYDVLVLFLMGEQSYFMLKYSCITLGALLITLYYALDRNGSLSGEKYHYSLTEIGFLNAFKYVTLANLWIYVLYESNELYMKAVDDSFLLYLFYKWLMFAALTITMAYGLGKVKLLRDRIVQVYIVFLHAVGCCIALAVTLSMPALQPDVQQHTAAEIVGLLVLIIFNVGVFFAGRDLLIAAIRRQFKSIEWYPVIAGVYLLGVITVFLTIQFQWGDVGLLFSLIYLLLAILYIAYGFRRKYVMIRRLGLGLTLFSTGKMVFYDVGLLTSGSKIIAYFSFGVLLLGISYLYQKVSSRMEEIQAREAEQLDSLNGPKGGTEL, from the coding sequence ATGAAAGAGTTCAAGGATCGGCTTCACCAGGTACAGGAGCAGCAGAAGCAGCTGGTAAAGGAATATAATGCGCTGCTTCAGGAGTATCAATCCGATGATCTGATTGTGCAGAATGAACAGCTGCGAGCGCAATATGAAGCGCATCAACGCAAGCTGCAGCAGCTTGAAGTACGCACACGCAAGATGGAGGAAGAGAATGCCCGTCTTCGCATGGCTCTGTCCGAACAGATGCTGGATGAGAAATTGAATCTCATTCGTGTATCCCAGGAGAAGATGGAGACCTATTTTCGGGGAAAGACGAGTGTACATAATGATCGGCTGGCGGCGCATGAACATCGTGCCAAAGTGAACTTGAATGCCATATTCAACAGGGCTTCAGAGGAGCTTCAGGAAGATGCCAATGAGATCAAGGAGAGAATTGCTCATCTGGCTGCTGAGGTGCAGGAGCGAATTGAGGTGCATAGGCAGACCCTGTGGGAAAGGGAAGAGGTACTACGCGGTCAGATGCAGCAGGGGTACGAGCATATCGCAGAGGAAGGCTTAAGCGAAGAGACTATTCAGCGGCGTATTCGTCAGAACCGAATGGAGATGAAGATTGGCCTAAGTTGGATCAATAAGGTCGCCATCCTGCTCATTATTCTTGGAGTTGGGGCGGCGTTTCGCTACTCCTACGCGACCTGGTTTAACGATGAGATGAAGGGTGGAGCGTTCTTCCTGCTTGGCGCGTTTATGCTTGCCGGGGGAGAATGGCTTTTCCGGCGTAAAAAGCAGACGTTTGCGATGGGGCTGCTGGGCGGCGGGATATCCGTTCTGTTTGGTTCCATTTTCTACAGCTACTTTTTATTGCATATTATTGGGTTATATACGGGACTTGCCTTGTCGGTGCTGGTTTCGGCGTTATCCGTGCTGCTCTCGTTGAGGTATCAGTCCAGGACCATCTGCTCACTTGGTTTGGTTGGAGGGTATCTGCCGTTAATCTCTTACATGGCCTATTTCGGCCTTCAAGGTTCGGCTGTGTATGTTGCCATGATCTATCTGTTGCTCTTAAACGGGATTATTGTGTGGATTTCATTTGGCAAACGGTGGCCGATTGTGCATTATATCAGTTTTCTGTTCAACACACCGTCTATGCTTATCCTGTTGTGGCTCTCGCCAAGCGAGAAGATTGGCATGGTGTATTCCATCGTGACATTTGCATTATATCTCGGCATTACACTGGCGTATCCCTTCAAACATCGGGTGAAGTTAACGTGGTGGGACTTTGCATTGCTCGCCATGAATACGAGCATCAGCTGCCTGATGTTATATGTATTGTTCGATGCAGCGGGATGGAATGACGCACAAGGTTTGCTTGCTCTGATTTTCGCTCTGGTCTATTTCGGGCTAGCCCGGTTTGTCCAGCAGAGGATGCCTCAGGAAAAGCAGACCCTTCTATTGTTCTACGTCACTTCCCTGACCTTTGCCATTCTGATTATACCGTTCCAATTTGGAGCAAAGTGGCTGTCCATGGGCTGGTTGATTGAAGGGGTTCTGCTGGTTACGCTCGGACATCTGAAGCGGTTCAAGTTGGTGGAGCGTGCCGGATGGGGAATCGTGCTGCTGTGCATGTTCACCTTTGTGTACTATGATGTGCTGGTGCTGTTCCTTATGGGGGAGCAATCTTATTTCATGCTAAAATACTCCTGCATCACGCTGGGGGCGCTGCTTATTACACTCTATTACGCTCTGGATCGCAACGGCTCCCTGTCCGGAGAGAAGTACCACTATAGCCTGACAGAGATTGGTTTCCTGAATGCATTCAAGTATGTCACACTCGCCAATCTGTGGATATACGTGTTGTATGAGTCGAATGAACTGTATATGAAAGCCGTCGATGACTCATTCCTGTTATACCTGTTCTACAAATGGCTGATGTTCGCTGCGCTGACCATTACCATGGCCTACGGATTGGGCAAGGTGAAGCTGCTGCGTGATCGGATCGTGCAGGTTTATATCGTCTTCCTGCATGCGGTGGGGTGTTGTATCGCACTGGCGGTAACGCTGTCCATGCCGGCACTTCAGCCGGATGTTCAGCAGCATACCGCGGCTGAAATCGTAGGTTTGCTCGTCTTGATCATCTTTAATGTGGGCGTGTTCTTTGCCGGGAGGGATCTGCTGATTGCGGCAATCCGCAGGCAGTTCAAGAGCATTGAGTGGTATCCCGTTATCGCAGGCGTATATCTGCTGGGGGTCATCACCGTGTTCCTGACAATCCAGTTTCAATGGGGAGATGTAGGACTGCTGTTCAGCCTGATCTATCTGCTGCTTGCCATCCTGTACATTGCCTATGGATTTCGGAGAAAATATGTCATGATTCGGCGCCTCGGGCTTGGCCTGACGTTGTTTTCTACCGGGAAAATGGTGTTTTATGACGTGGGATTGCTTACATCGGGCAGCAAGATCATTGCCTATTTCAGCTTCGGCGTACTGCTGCTTGGCATTTCCTATCTGTATCAGAAGGTGTCGAGCCGGATGGAGGAAATACAGGCCAGAGAGGCCGAGCAGCTTGACTCATTGAATGGGCCGAAGGGCGGTACAGAACTATAA
- a CDS encoding DUF4956 domain-containing protein: MLDSIFSSALTDTTLTFSNAIVTIGLAIIMGAIISLTYMKTNQSTYSQSFTLTMVVLPVIVAIIILLIGSNIARAFSLAGAFSIIRFRSAPGDPKDIAYVLFTMASGLACGVGAFGYAVLFTIILCVLMFVLSRFNFGAKKSQQKTLKVTIPENLSYEEALDEVFHKFNVAHELKKIRTTELGSLYELVYNVTIHENVNQKEFLDMIRTRNGNLDISLTMSPTTTEY; the protein is encoded by the coding sequence ATGCTTGATTCCATCTTTAGTTCTGCACTAACCGATACAACTCTGACCTTCAGCAATGCCATTGTTACCATCGGTCTTGCCATCATTATGGGGGCTATTATCAGCCTGACCTATATGAAGACCAACCAAAGCACCTATTCCCAGAGCTTTACATTAACCATGGTTGTCTTGCCCGTCATCGTAGCCATCATCATTCTTCTCATCGGCAGCAACATCGCTCGGGCGTTCAGCCTGGCGGGTGCCTTCTCGATCATCCGATTCAGAAGTGCGCCTGGTGATCCGAAAGACATCGCTTATGTACTGTTCACCATGGCTTCCGGTCTCGCCTGCGGTGTAGGCGCATTCGGTTATGCTGTATTGTTTACCATCATCCTGTGTGTACTGATGTTTGTCTTGAGCCGCTTCAACTTCGGAGCGAAGAAAAGCCAGCAAAAAACATTGAAAGTGACCATTCCAGAGAATCTGAGTTACGAAGAAGCCCTCGACGAAGTATTTCACAAATTCAATGTTGCACATGAACTCAAAAAAATCAGAACAACCGAGCTTGGCAGTCTGTACGAGCTGGTATACAACGTCACCATTCATGAAAATGTCAATCAAAAGGAATTTCTCGATATGATCCGTACCCGAAACGGTAATCTGGATATCTCGTTAACCATGAGTCCCACAACCACTGAATATTAA